Genomic segment of Eriocheir sinensis breed Jianghai 21 unplaced genomic scaffold, ASM2467909v1 Scaffold683, whole genome shotgun sequence:
tatataactcaggCAGGGGCGGCTCCATAAGGGCTGCTGGGCTGCAGCCCTCCCTGTCTCAGCTGCCAGGCAGATGAGTGATTAATTCATATgtcattttatacaaataaataatattATACTTTTATATTccattcagtatttttttcatttttttctataattttctaaCACAAAATACTAGCAGATTTGATAAATTGTTTACAGAGTAAAACACTTTTCCCAGGATTAGCGCAGCGCAAGCCTGCCGAACTGTAGCAGGGCTGGCGTCATTACTGCCGTGCGCGGCCGTCCGCCCTCTGTGTTAGTTAAACAAATAGTGCATTACGTCCGTGATTCGTGACTACTAGCCAGTTTTAACACTACCTGAGTCCTGGCATGAGTTACCGCGGAATTACTGGTTGCAATAGATGTTTTCACCTCGTTTTTATTTTAGGTATTCTTTTGTGTCTTCTGAAACTTCAACTTTCTCTCGCACTACTACAGAAGAAAACGAGAATTGATTTAGTATTCACTAACATATTCTCGTATTTACTCGCGAGGAACTATATCCTATTTTATTCGTAAATCCAACAAACAAATCTATGTATCCGCATCAGATGTATTTTGCATTAATATTTCATTGATTTTACGCAGTGgaacactggtttttactttgaaatatggcgaaatatAATAAAATTCGAGTACCTGGATGCTTAGTACACAAATATTTcctactgcagcttatgaaagtatAAATAAGGAATTAGGTCTGCCATggaaactattgtttgaagttgatttttaTTTTTGAGAAAAAACTTTTTTTCATCGACcttaattttatttttactattatataaaaataaaattatagcaatctcctatccttcctaactaaaatgctttttgaatgaagaaaaatggtcaACAAATAAGGGAGGAGTTACAATTAGAACATAAGCAATCCTGCAAACAGTTGTTTGCTAGGCGCAAGTGGTCCCTGCCGCTGTTACCCTAAGTGCTGTTAAGGCCATAACAAGCTTTGTGAATTATCTGCCAGTTTTAGCGCTTAACAGAAAAATGTTAAGGCTAACAGGAATATGTTAGTCTTAAGGGCTGTTTGCTAGTAGTAATAAGTTTTATGTATATGGACCCTGAAATCCCTGACTTGACTGTTGTGCCATTAGAATTGGTGGATAATTAAATGCAAAATAAGTAAGTACTATAATTTTAATTTTAACATTATATTGTAATTTGAAATTATTATGCAGCCCCCCCAAATTTTTTTTACCACGAGCCGCCACACTTATATaagtgtatatctatctatctatttatctacattctatatctatctatctatctatatatctatgtatctatctatttatctatagctatagttctctctctctctctctctctctctctctctctctctctctctctctctctctctctctctctctctctctctctctctctctctctccataaaaatacgtgtgtgtgtgtgtgtgtgtgtgtgtgtgtgtgtgtgtgtgtgtgtgtgtgtgtgtgtgtgtgtgtgtgtgtgtgaatctatctctatctatctatctctttttctacctatctatccatctatctctctatctgcttATCTGTATCTATGTACGAGTATCTGTGCTCCTACACAAGCAGTAACAACAAAGAAAGTAAGAACATAAACACATCCATCAAAGATCCGTTCATGTACAAAGTTAGAGTTGAGGGTTGACTGCCACCCGAAAGAACTGACCGGATCGGGCAACATCAACCGCGTTCTGAAATAACCACAGAGCTTATCATTTTAGTTTACTCTCTTTACAACTATTTACGAAAACAGCCGACCTCTCCAATGTGCTCAATTGTCTTGGTGCCCAttcatattcattttctctcatatGACCTTAATATGCTATGTATTATGATgatcattgttattttcattagtaacattattattattattattattattattattattattattattattattattattattattattattatggaccGTCGGATTGCATGTCGGGCTACGCATTACTTCGAATCTGGTGCTGAGTAAAAAGTCAGTAAGTAAGGAATCATGTAACTAATTAAATTAGTATGTGAAAAATACTGAttttagtgataataataatgataataataataataataataatacacacacacacacacacacacacacacacacacacacacacacacaataataatattaataataataataataataattattattattattattattattattattattattattattattattattattattattattattattattattattattattattattattattattattattattattattattattattattattattattattattattattattattattattattattattattattattattattattattattattattattattgttattattattattatccttattattattattattattattattattattattattattattattattattacttttattattactattattattattattgttattattgaatGATACCCCGCACCGGAATCGAACCGGCCGCCCTCGGGTGGTGAGGCAGACAACAGCGGTGGTTTGATTCCGGTGCTGGGTAACATTCAACTTGTCTTGTTCTTGACtttatacgtattattattattattatcatcatcatcatcatcatcatcatcatttttattttattattttaacaATTACTAtaatttttatgattattattttttataattataagtatcgttattttattatcataactgctgttataattattattattgttattattatcattatttctgtaGTTATTATGTTTAGAAAAAAGAGTCTAATCGTATTAGATGAAAGaaattataatatttttattcttattacttTTTCATCATCAATCAGGTATATACATGATGAAACTGATTATTTCCAACACACAATGCATCAAACCTGAGCCCCTAAGACTATTAAGGAAAGCAATGCATCTCATGATTAATTGAAAAGAGTCTGTGTAATTGTTGAGTACTCCAAGTGTCTGTCTGTACCTCTGCACCGAAAGATGAGCTTATGTTATGTTGGGTCATCTCCATGACAATAATTTTCTTAGTTAATTTATTAACTTTTGTTTGCATTTACCGGGGTAGATTTATCTAAAGCCACTTTTTTAAAAGAACTTTTGAACGCTGCATTCACTAACTCACCCGGAAGTCCGAAAGTGGGTAGGTAGGTCCGAGAAGGGACGCGAAGGGGTAGCGGTTGTGGTGCTGTGCCAGGAAGGATACCGCCTCATGGAGATGCCTAGTGGAGTAGTTGTGTACGCCTGCAGAAGTGGGGATCAGGGGATAAGGAAGCTTCAAGCCGTCTGAAGTTCAGTGTTGTGATAAAGAAATATATGGAAGGAGTAAGCTTAATGAAACGTATAATCTTTGGGGCTACCTATAAAGATCTAGGTCAACATTTAAATatgtgaaaaataaaatatttaatatGGTAAAATAAATCTTAATAACTATTTTCAATGTAATGTTCCTTTTGTGCGTGGTTCTGTGCTCAATCATGCACCCATTCCATACATTAGCTATAGCAGAGTATCGGGTCCTAGTTCCCTCCTTTTCAAGGACAATACTTACTCGGAAAGGTGGGAGGGGGTCTTATGAGGCGACAGTGTGAAGTCAGCCCCTCACTTGATGCTATTCAGTGATGCTCGCCAGCCTAAACTATTGTGCTGCATTGTATTAATTATGATATTTGCCACGAATTTCGGTACGATGTATGTTTTGATTACTGTACTGTTATGGCACCGTAAATGCCTCAGTTGCatgaaggtgagggtgagggtaaTGCGTCTAACAAGTTGAAGCAGCCGTGTTGTGAAGGCAAAGGCaaactcattatttttctttatttataccaTATCATTATAAAATTATAAAACATATAACATCTTAAAACGTACTTTCGGGGATATTCACACAACTTCATAAAAActtttttcagttttgtttctagttttttttttttctttttgagcaaaaaaaaaaaagtctgtacTGTTATCAGGTAATTATTAATTGGGGTAAGGTAAGCTGGGGGGGGCTGTTGTGCACCAGGCTGCGTCCATATGGGTCTCGTCCCATTGGCCCttggggaggtggaggtgatctGGGAACACAAAGCGGAGCACTTATTGTTCCATTTTATTTTCGCTGAAATTACTATCTCAATAGAGCTTAATGTTGACGATATCAACAAAAaaatcttgtttttttcttcccagtGACCAAACTAATGGGCAAGTTGACTCTATTCCCGTCAATGATCAATATGAAACTCAGACCACCTTGGAGATACACCCATGACTATTTTTACAGTGAGGAGGCAGTCAAGGGCAATAAACACCCAGAAAAATAACACCGCAGAGGCACTGATAGTGAAAAGAAATCAAAAGTTACAATAAACATAAGTATCGgttggagagatgtcttgatagtCCATTCTTGAAAGCTTTGTAGTTGTagtaagaaggaaataaagatgaggaaaggcTGTTCTAAAGTTTACCagatgaagatactgattaactcttgcatacaaGATTTAGGGCGTATAGGTATGAGCTAGAGGAGCAAATCGGTGTGGGTGCACATGACACTCATTGTAATTATGGCGAcaataataatgaggagggtaacagcaatgataatgatgacgatctgttggtggtgatgataatgataaggatggtgatggagatgatgatgacactCACCCACCACTGTCAGACACTTGAGGATAAGGGCCTGGGCTGTAACAAGCAGGTGGGAGTCTGGGTGGACGAGCCCCACCAGCACGTAGGTTCCTCCCTCTCTTAACGCTCTCACACCTTGACTCACCACCTGCAGAGAGGCAGCCTTATAGATGGAGACACTGACGGAaatatacggagagagagagagagagagagagagagagagagagagagagagagagagagagagagagagagagagagagagagagagagagtgtgtgtgcgtgtgtgtgtgtgtgcgttacctCTTTGTTCCCGCACACCTCGAAAACTGCATCGACACTCCCAGTGGAAATCATCTCCTCTTCTGTGaagtagagagaaaaatggagctTGTGTCATCTTTAGAGTAAGTTCCAATACATAGATCATTAAGAGGTAATGTATAAACATCAAATACATTATGAATTTTAGGTATACATATTATATCAAATAAGTAAATGGGTAGAATTTTATGATCAAATTGTATAATATACCATTCCGTGTAATACTTAAGTATATGTGCTAAAAAAAATCATCCACTGAACCATATAAGACTGAGTGCATATTTGTGTTCACGATAATATGATGTATAATAATTAGagggagg
This window contains:
- the LOC126993832 gene encoding 5-exo-hydroxycamphor dehydrogenase-like gives rise to the protein MTSAPLFGTYSTHTLCPAGTPVVSLPPALTPELAAPINCALATMVNAVSKLPPLPPPGHPGASVALVQGAGMLGMYASALLRELGFSKVLCVDVNRLRLTRVVEFGATPVHPDQEEEMISTGSVDAVFEVCGNKEVVSQGVRALREGGTYVLVGLVHPDSHLLVTAQALILKCLTVVGVHNYSTRHLHEAVSFLAQHHNRYPFASLLGPTYPLSDFRNAVDVARSGQFFRVAVNPQL